In Xanthomonas sp. SI, the following are encoded in one genomic region:
- a CDS encoding DUF1631 domain-containing protein — protein MTIAEYAEELLPSRNSDLLDQVRDVVSVPLAEAFGEVLDVLADALFRMAERAGPTQNDYFEAIQLLRQQREPIAARFRGHLAQAWQALEAGRPLSVERTLARERGDLSLVSEQELDVRLAVRNLAGAIQHRWRPELMRLNRFLGFIAGGQRIDADNNPFGPEHIGAAVYAALHGLVLAPQVQLAIVKICEQELQERVGELYARLEQRLDQVARARSLPLGRTRRRAIPRNGASGDDAAPDWISRFFESWHAAVPLSAAQRRAARVLDAHARDDHEVLPPALRALLHEAQPVAPESTADTRRSLSPRELLSVLSLLQTTPLAGFAAIVEHREPLAQGLRRQVVAIGASLGLDPASTRLEPADADTLDLVGLLFEVMLDECLLQPAQRDLLGQMLVPLAKVALIDGRLFVRDGHPARRLLNLLADACDGNAGDSAIEQVLLAQAQGVVERVVSDFDEHLAVFLTLEAEFGSAYEQYRRRVEIAERRAAELQRAEERRDKARRLAAQAVDERVQGDADGTALPEPIETFLRQPWCQYLQQSALRDDGHGAAVSAALALGDAVLAQCQQAQTGGGVPAGGWLQTQRAELLRLWTSVGLDAAAAEAAWLGLQAALDDVAHARPLQVPAPAPAVVAAETPAAESVPALPEPAQATDFDHTTAEYFRTLAMGTWLDFVDREGRVQPGKLSWVSPISSRLMFVNRRGGRLCVASPEALAMMVQLDRLRLHRDDDAFYSAMQGAVDRLERVAVAA, from the coding sequence ATGACAATCGCCGAATATGCCGAGGAGCTGCTGCCCAGCCGCAACTCGGACCTGCTCGACCAGGTCCGGGACGTGGTGTCGGTGCCGCTTGCCGAGGCGTTCGGCGAGGTGCTGGACGTGCTCGCCGATGCGCTGTTCCGCATGGCCGAGCGTGCGGGGCCGACCCAGAACGACTATTTCGAGGCGATCCAGTTGCTGCGGCAGCAGCGCGAACCGATCGCGGCGCGCTTCCGCGGCCACCTGGCGCAGGCCTGGCAGGCGCTGGAAGCCGGCCGCCCGCTGTCGGTGGAACGCACCCTGGCGCGCGAGCGCGGCGACCTGAGCCTGGTCTCCGAACAGGAACTGGACGTGCGCCTGGCGGTGCGCAACCTGGCCGGCGCGATCCAGCACCGCTGGCGCCCGGAACTGATGCGGCTCAACCGCTTCCTCGGCTTCATCGCCGGTGGCCAGCGCATCGATGCCGACAACAACCCGTTCGGTCCAGAGCACATCGGCGCGGCGGTGTATGCGGCGCTGCACGGGCTGGTGCTGGCGCCGCAGGTGCAACTGGCGATCGTCAAGATCTGCGAGCAGGAACTGCAGGAGCGGGTCGGCGAGTTGTACGCGCGGCTGGAGCAGCGCCTGGATCAGGTCGCGCGGGCACGTTCGCTGCCGCTGGGGCGCACCCGCCGCCGCGCCATCCCGCGCAACGGCGCCAGCGGCGACGACGCGGCGCCGGACTGGATCAGCCGCTTCTTCGAGAGCTGGCATGCCGCCGTGCCGCTGTCGGCCGCGCAGCGCCGCGCCGCGCGCGTGCTGGACGCGCACGCCCGCGACGACCATGAGGTGCTGCCGCCGGCGCTGCGCGCCTTGCTGCACGAGGCGCAGCCGGTCGCGCCGGAATCCACCGCCGATACGCGCCGCAGCCTGTCGCCGCGCGAGCTGCTGTCGGTGCTGTCGCTGCTGCAGACCACGCCGCTGGCCGGCTTCGCCGCGATCGTCGAACACCGCGAACCGCTGGCGCAGGGGCTGCGCCGGCAGGTGGTGGCGATCGGCGCGTCGCTGGGGCTGGATCCGGCCAGCACGCGCCTGGAGCCGGCCGATGCGGACACGCTGGACCTGGTCGGCCTGCTGTTCGAGGTCATGCTCGACGAATGCCTGCTGCAGCCGGCGCAACGCGACCTGCTCGGGCAGATGCTGGTGCCGCTGGCCAAGGTGGCGCTGATCGACGGCCGCCTGTTCGTGCGCGATGGACATCCGGCGCGGCGCCTGCTCAACCTGCTGGCCGACGCCTGCGACGGCAATGCCGGCGACAGCGCGATCGAGCAGGTGCTGCTGGCGCAGGCGCAGGGGGTGGTGGAACGGGTGGTGAGCGATTTCGACGAACACCTGGCGGTGTTCCTGACCCTGGAGGCGGAATTCGGCAGCGCCTACGAGCAGTACCGGCGCCGGGTGGAGATCGCCGAGCGCCGCGCGGCCGAACTGCAGCGCGCCGAGGAGCGCCGCGACAAGGCACGGCGCCTGGCCGCACAGGCCGTGGACGAACGCGTGCAGGGCGACGCGGACGGGACCGCCTTGCCGGAACCGATCGAGACCTTCCTGCGCCAGCCGTGGTGCCAATACCTGCAGCAGTCGGCACTGCGCGACGACGGCCATGGCGCGGCGGTGAGCGCGGCGCTGGCGCTCGGCGACGCGGTGCTGGCGCAATGCCAGCAGGCGCAGACCGGCGGCGGCGTGCCGGCGGGCGGCTGGCTGCAGACGCAGCGCGCCGAACTGCTGCGGCTGTGGACCAGCGTCGGCCTGGACGCGGCCGCCGCCGAGGCCGCCTGGCTGGGCTTGCAGGCGGCCCTGGACGATGTGGCGCATGCGCGTCCGCTGCAGGTGCCGGCACCCGCGCCTGCGGTCGTCGCTGCCGAGACGCCGGCGGCCGAGTCCGTGCCGGCATTGCCCGAGCCGGCGCAGGCGACCGATTTCGACCACACCACCGCCGAGTATTTCCGCACCCTGGCGATGGGCACCTGGCTGGACTTCGTCGATCGCGAAGGACGCGTGCAGCCGGGCAAGTTGTCCTGGGTCAGCCCGATCTCGTCGCGGCTGATGTTCGTCAACCGCCGCGGCGGCCGCCTGTGCGTCGCCTCGCCGGAGGCGCTGGCGATGATGGTGCAGCTGGATCGCCTGCGCCTGCATCGCGACGACGATGCGTTCTATAGCGCGATGCAGGGGGCGGTGGACCGGTTGGAGCGGGTCGCGGTCGCGGCCTGA
- a CDS encoding nitroreductase: protein MRTLHSLQALDERRSVPSKQLGEPGPDEATLLAMLRSAVRVPDHGKLVPFRFLRIAGQARLALGDFLAECTLQRDPGAPSAAVEKDRERFAHAPLAIAVIARLQREAKVPEIEQWLTAGSVCFALLQAAQAYGFGAQWLTAWMAYDEAVAARLGLAENERIAGFIHIGTPRIQVPERERPDPQQLLSDWTP, encoded by the coding sequence ATGCGCACACTTCACTCGCTGCAAGCGCTGGATGAGCGCCGCTCGGTGCCGTCCAAGCAATTGGGCGAGCCGGGACCCGACGAGGCGACCCTGCTGGCGATGCTGCGCTCGGCGGTGCGCGTGCCCGATCACGGCAAGCTGGTGCCGTTCCGGTTCCTGCGCATCGCCGGCCAGGCGCGCCTGGCGCTGGGCGACTTCCTGGCCGAGTGCACGCTGCAGCGCGACCCGGGCGCCCCGTCCGCCGCGGTGGAGAAGGACCGCGAACGCTTCGCGCACGCGCCGCTGGCGATCGCGGTGATCGCGCGGCTGCAGCGCGAGGCGAAAGTGCCGGAGATCGAGCAATGGCTGACCGCCGGCTCGGTCTGTTTCGCACTGCTGCAGGCGGCGCAGGCCTACGGCTTCGGCGCGCAGTGGTTGACCGCCTGGATGGCCTACGACGAAGCGGTGGCGGCGCGGCTGGGCCTGGCCGAGAACGAACGCATCGCCGGTTTCATCCATATCGGCACGCCGCGCATTCAGGTGCCGGAGCGCGAGCGTCCGGATCCGCAGCAGTTGCTGAGCGATTGGACGCCGTGA
- a CDS encoding 5'-3' exonuclease H3TH domain-containing protein, with translation MNAAAPTRPLYLVDASLYVFRAWHSIPDEFQDAQGWPTNAVHGFARFLLDLLERERPQHIAIAFDEALDSCFRNRLYPAYKANRAPAPDALRRQFAHCKALCAALGLGVLAHHDYEADDLIGSALHSMRGGGFHGVIVSADKDLSQLLLLDFDEQWDYARGQRWGTTGVKARHGVHAHQIADYLALTGDAIDNIPGVTGIGAKSAAILLAHFGDLDTLLARIDEVAFLRLRGAAQMAVRLREQREHALLWRQLATIALDAPLHSAAPGFARGQADPGMLHGLCEALRFGPLTRRRLLQAAGLATVGE, from the coding sequence GTGAACGCAGCGGCGCCGACGCGGCCGCTGTACCTGGTCGATGCCAGCCTGTACGTGTTCCGCGCCTGGCACTCGATCCCGGACGAGTTCCAGGACGCGCAGGGCTGGCCGACCAACGCCGTGCACGGCTTCGCCCGCTTCCTGCTGGACCTGCTCGAACGCGAGCGCCCGCAGCACATCGCGATCGCCTTCGACGAAGCGCTGGACAGCTGCTTCCGCAATCGCCTGTACCCGGCCTACAAGGCCAACCGCGCGCCGGCGCCGGACGCGTTGCGGCGCCAGTTCGCGCACTGCAAGGCGCTGTGCGCGGCGCTCGGCCTGGGCGTGCTCGCCCATCACGACTACGAGGCCGACGACCTGATCGGCAGCGCCCTGCACAGCATGCGCGGCGGCGGCTTCCACGGCGTGATCGTGTCCGCCGACAAGGACCTGTCGCAACTGCTGCTGCTCGACTTCGACGAACAGTGGGACTACGCGCGCGGCCAGCGCTGGGGCACGACCGGGGTCAAGGCGCGGCACGGCGTGCACGCGCACCAGATCGCCGACTACCTGGCGCTGACCGGCGATGCGATCGACAACATTCCCGGCGTCACCGGCATCGGCGCCAAGTCGGCGGCGATCCTGCTGGCGCATTTCGGCGACCTGGACACGCTGCTGGCGCGGATCGACGAAGTGGCGTTCCTGCGCCTGCGCGGCGCGGCGCAGATGGCGGTGCGCCTGCGCGAGCAGCGCGAACACGCGCTGCTGTGGCGGCAACTGGCCACCATCGCGCTGGACGCGCCGCTGCATTCGGCCGCACCCGGCTTCGCCCGCGGCCAGGCCGACCCCGGCATGCTGCACGGCCTGTGCGAAGCGCTGCGCTTCGGCCCGCTGACCCGGCGCCGCTTGCTGCAGGCAGCGGGGTTGGCGACGGTCGGCGAATAG
- a CDS encoding SDR family oxidoreductase, with the protein MPNPTVLITGASSGFGLASAQLFAARGWNVVATMRDPAAGAALAGPEVLVARLDVQDRDSIAAAIDAGIARFGAIDALVNNAGFGLFGVFESTPREKIQEQFDVNVFGVMDVTRALLPHFRARGAGTIVNVSSGAGVFGLPMISLYNASKFALEGFSESLSYELRALGIAVRIVEPGGVLDTGFGQRSAQEATSGAAPPEAYAGFVAHSVKVFEGLRATRLATSQEVAETIFQATTDSGPRLRYVATQDIVPLLAARRETSEERYMALMRAQFDAAD; encoded by the coding sequence ATGCCCAACCCCACCGTCTTGATCACCGGCGCCTCGTCCGGTTTCGGACTCGCCAGCGCGCAGCTGTTCGCCGCGCGCGGCTGGAACGTGGTCGCCACGATGCGTGACCCGGCGGCCGGCGCGGCGCTGGCCGGCCCCGAGGTGCTGGTCGCGCGCCTGGACGTACAGGACCGCGACAGCATCGCCGCGGCGATCGACGCCGGCATCGCGCGCTTCGGCGCCATCGACGCGCTGGTCAACAATGCCGGCTTCGGCCTGTTCGGCGTGTTCGAGTCGACGCCGCGGGAGAAGATCCAGGAACAGTTCGACGTCAACGTGTTCGGCGTGATGGACGTGACGCGCGCGCTCCTGCCGCATTTCCGCGCCCGTGGCGCCGGCACGATCGTCAACGTCAGTTCCGGCGCGGGCGTGTTCGGCCTGCCGATGATCTCGCTGTACAACGCCAGCAAGTTCGCCCTGGAAGGCTTCTCCGAATCCTTGTCCTACGAGTTGCGGGCGCTAGGCATCGCGGTACGCATCGTCGAGCCGGGCGGCGTGTTGGACACCGGTTTCGGCCAGCGCTCGGCGCAGGAGGCCACGTCCGGCGCCGCGCCGCCGGAGGCCTACGCCGGTTTCGTGGCGCACAGCGTCAAGGTGTTCGAAGGCCTGCGCGCCACGCGCCTGGCGACCTCGCAGGAGGTGGCGGAGACGATCTTCCAGGCGACCACCGATTCCGGTCCGCGGCTGCGCTACGTGGCGACCCAGGACATCGTGCCGCTGCTGGCGGCGCGGCGCGAGACCTCGGAGGAGCGCTACATGGCGCTGATGCGGGCGCAGTTCGATGCGGCGGACTGA
- a CDS encoding LysR family transcriptional regulator, whose protein sequence is MPRPALSELQAVVAVAKQRSFRGAAIVLGVSASALSHAIAALEQRMGVRLFHRTTRSVALSEAGERFLARIAPALREIDAAIEDANAFRDSPTGSLRLNTSEGAARLLMPAILAFLARYPEVRLDIVTDGRLVDIVEEGFDAGIRLAELVPQDMVAIPCSAPLRFIVAGAPAYFARHGAPRTPADLRGHACIRSRYPQGGAVYRWEFAKRGQQQLIDVEGMLTLDNSALLIDAALAGVGLIWTHEASIAQHLAHGALVAALEDWCPRFPGLCLYYPGHRHVPAALRAFIEVLREHDAAHAFPATQ, encoded by the coding sequence ATGCCCCGTCCCGCCCTGAGCGAATTGCAGGCGGTGGTCGCCGTCGCCAAGCAGCGCAGCTTCCGCGGTGCCGCCATCGTGCTGGGCGTGTCGGCATCGGCGCTCAGCCACGCGATCGCCGCGCTGGAACAGCGCATGGGCGTGCGCCTGTTCCATCGCACTACCCGCAGCGTCGCGCTGTCCGAGGCCGGCGAACGCTTCCTTGCCCGCATCGCGCCCGCGCTGCGCGAGATCGATGCGGCGATCGAGGACGCCAATGCGTTCCGCGACAGCCCCACCGGCTCCTTGCGCCTCAACACCTCCGAAGGCGCCGCGCGCCTGCTGATGCCGGCGATCCTGGCGTTTCTGGCGCGATACCCCGAGGTGCGGCTGGACATCGTCACCGACGGCCGCCTGGTGGACATCGTGGAGGAGGGCTTCGACGCCGGCATCCGCCTGGCGGAACTGGTGCCGCAGGACATGGTCGCCATCCCCTGTTCGGCGCCGCTGCGCTTCATCGTGGCCGGCGCGCCGGCCTACTTCGCCCGCCACGGCGCGCCGCGCACGCCGGCCGATCTGCGCGGGCACGCCTGCATCCGCAGCCGCTATCCGCAAGGCGGTGCGGTGTATCGCTGGGAATTCGCCAAGCGCGGACAGCAGCAACTGATCGACGTGGAAGGCATGTTGACGCTAGACAATTCCGCGCTGCTGATCGACGCCGCGCTGGCGGGTGTCGGCCTGATCTGGACCCATGAGGCCTCGATCGCCCAGCACCTCGCGCACGGCGCGCTGGTCGCCGCGCTGGAAGACTGGTGCCCGCGGTTCCCGGGACTCTGCCTCTACTACCCCGGCCACCGCCACGTCCCCGCCGCGCTGCGCGCCTTCATCGAGGTGCTGCGCGAGCACGACGCCGCGCATGCCTTCCCGGCGACGCAGTAG
- a CDS encoding NUDIX hydrolase → MTRHDSPPRIVYEGKYQRMVVRGTWEYSERVHAGGLAAIIVAVTPDDEVLFVEQFRVPLQARTIEMPAGLVGDIDAGESIEVSAVRELEEETGWTADHAEVLMIGPTSSGASNEKVAFVRASGLRKVGDGGGDASEDITVHTVPRARAAAWLVQKMGEGYELDAKLWAGLWMIEHQLDGTPRG, encoded by the coding sequence ATGACCCGCCACGATTCCCCGCCCCGCATCGTCTACGAAGGCAAATACCAGCGCATGGTGGTGCGCGGCACCTGGGAATATTCCGAACGCGTGCACGCCGGCGGCCTGGCCGCGATCATCGTCGCGGTGACCCCGGACGACGAGGTGCTGTTCGTCGAGCAGTTCCGCGTGCCGCTGCAGGCGCGGACCATCGAGATGCCGGCCGGGCTGGTCGGCGACATCGACGCGGGCGAATCGATCGAGGTGTCGGCGGTGCGCGAACTGGAGGAAGAGACCGGCTGGACCGCCGACCACGCCGAGGTGCTGATGATCGGCCCGACCTCCTCCGGCGCCAGCAACGAAAAGGTCGCCTTCGTCCGTGCCAGCGGCCTGCGCAAGGTCGGCGACGGCGGCGGCGACGCCAGCGAGGACATCACCGTGCACACGGTGCCGCGCGCCCGCGCCGCGGCCTGGCTGGTGCAGAAGATGGGCGAAGGCTACGAGCTGGACGCCAAGCTGTGGGCCGGGCTGTGGATGATCGAGCACCAGTTGGACGGCACCCCGCGTGGCTGA
- a CDS encoding N-formylglutamate amidohydrolase, with the protein MAEPTARAAASQPLLGAGDPPPYRVLQARGRSPYLLIADHAGQQVPQALADLGLPQHELDRHIGWDIGIAGVTAELAQALDAFAIVQTYSRLVIDCNRPLSAPGSIAEVSDGTVVPGNQGLDAAARAARASAIFTPYHARIAAELDRRRDAGLATILIAMHSFTPSMAGVSRPWHAGVLYQRDARFAQALLAELRAEPGLVVGDNEPYSVSDATDYAIPVHAEARGLAHVELEIRQDLIADPAGQRQWAQRLLSMLNRLQAAFTPG; encoded by the coding sequence GTGGCTGAGCCGACCGCGCGCGCGGCCGCCAGCCAGCCCCTGCTCGGCGCAGGCGATCCACCGCCCTACCGCGTGCTCCAGGCGCGGGGCCGTTCGCCCTACCTGCTGATCGCCGACCACGCCGGGCAGCAGGTGCCGCAGGCGCTGGCCGACCTGGGGCTGCCGCAGCACGAACTGGACCGGCACATCGGCTGGGACATCGGCATCGCCGGGGTCACCGCCGAACTGGCGCAGGCGCTGGATGCGTTCGCGATCGTGCAGACCTATTCGCGACTGGTGATCGACTGCAACCGGCCATTGTCGGCGCCGGGGTCGATCGCCGAGGTCAGCGACGGCACCGTGGTGCCAGGCAACCAGGGCCTGGACGCCGCAGCGCGCGCGGCGCGCGCCAGCGCGATCTTCACTCCCTACCACGCGCGTATCGCCGCGGAACTGGACCGGCGCCGCGACGCCGGCCTGGCAACCATCCTGATCGCGATGCACAGCTTCACTCCGTCGATGGCGGGCGTGTCCCGGCCCTGGCATGCCGGTGTGCTGTACCAGCGCGATGCGCGCTTCGCGCAGGCGCTGCTGGCCGAATTGCGCGCCGAGCCGGGCCTGGTGGTCGGCGACAATGAGCCGTATTCGGTCAGCGATGCCACCGACTACGCGATCCCGGTACACGCCGAGGCGCGCGGCCTGGCGCACGTGGAACTGGAGATCCGCCAGGACCTGATCGCCGACCCCGCAGGACAGCGGCAATGGGCGCAGCGCTTGCTCAGCATGCTGAATCGGTTGCAAGCTGCCTTCACACCGGGCTGA
- a CDS encoding transglutaminase family protein: protein MLIRLGYEIRYRFLQPTPVLAMLDIHDSRRTDIVVATALQTEPAIPLRGYRDQFGNSCTRMLAPAGVLTLRADAVVRDSGLPDQYRYDAPQTPVQDLPDDTLMYLLGSRYCETDLLSGMAWDLFGSAPTGWARVQAICDYVHAQIEFGYEHARPTKSAAQALQEGRGVCRDFAHSAIALCRCMNIPARYCTGYLGDIGVPASAAPMDFSGWFEAFLDGQWYTFDARHNLPRIGRVLIARGRDAADVAISNTFGYNTLESFVVWTDETDQARLDPRPASAAGVAGNGAAALRTEGLYL, encoded by the coding sequence ATGCTCATCCGCCTCGGCTACGAGATCCGCTACCGTTTCCTGCAGCCCACCCCGGTGCTGGCGATGCTCGACATACACGACAGCCGCCGCACCGACATCGTCGTGGCCACCGCGCTGCAGACCGAACCGGCGATCCCGCTGCGCGGCTATCGCGACCAGTTCGGCAACAGCTGTACGCGCATGCTGGCCCCGGCCGGCGTGCTGACCCTGCGTGCCGATGCGGTGGTGCGCGACAGCGGCCTGCCCGATCAGTACCGCTACGACGCGCCGCAGACCCCGGTGCAGGACCTGCCGGACGACACCCTGATGTACCTGCTCGGTAGCCGCTACTGCGAGACCGACCTGCTCAGCGGCATGGCCTGGGACCTGTTCGGCAGCGCGCCGACCGGCTGGGCGCGAGTGCAGGCGATCTGCGACTACGTGCATGCGCAGATCGAATTCGGCTACGAACACGCGCGCCCGACCAAGAGCGCGGCGCAGGCGCTGCAGGAAGGCCGCGGCGTGTGCCGCGACTTCGCCCACTCGGCGATCGCGCTGTGCCGCTGCATGAACATCCCGGCACGCTACTGCACCGGCTACCTGGGCGACATCGGCGTGCCCGCCTCGGCGGCGCCGATGGACTTCTCCGGCTGGTTCGAGGCGTTCCTGGACGGGCAGTGGTACACCTTCGACGCGCGCCACAACCTGCCGCGCATCGGCCGGGTGCTGATCGCGCGCGGCCGCGACGCCGCCGACGTGGCGATCAGCAACACCTTCGGCTACAACACGCTGGAGTCGTTCGTGGTGTGGACCGACGAAACCGACCAGGCGCGGCTGGATCCGCGTCCTGCCAGCGCCGCGGGGGTCGCCGGCAACGGCGCCGCGGCGCTGCGGACCGAGGGGCTCTACCTGTAG
- the pip gene encoding prolyl aminopeptidase produces the protein MRTLYPEIEPFDSGMLPVDARHTLYYEQCGNPQGKPVVLLHGGPGGGCNAKMRRFHDPAKYRIVLFDQRGSGRSTPHADLVDNTTWDLVADIERLRETLGIERWQVFGGSWGSTLALAYAQSHPSHVTELVLRGIFMLRRWELEWFYQEGASRLFPDAWEHYVGAIPPVERADLISAFHRRLTSDDQATRLAAARAWSVWEGATSFLHVDADFVSGHEDAQFALAFARIENHYFVNGGFFEVEDQLLRDVGRIADIPGVIVQGRYDVVCPLQSAWELHKAWPKATLQITPSAGHSAFEVENVDALVRATDAFA, from the coding sequence ATGCGCACCCTATATCCCGAGATCGAACCCTTCGACAGCGGCATGCTGCCGGTGGACGCGCGCCACACGCTGTACTACGAACAGTGCGGCAACCCGCAGGGCAAGCCGGTGGTGCTGCTGCACGGCGGGCCGGGCGGCGGCTGCAATGCCAAGATGCGGCGCTTCCACGATCCGGCCAAGTACCGCATCGTGCTGTTCGACCAGCGCGGCTCCGGCCGCTCCACGCCGCATGCGGACCTGGTCGACAACACCACCTGGGATCTGGTGGCCGACATCGAGAGGCTGCGCGAAACGCTCGGCATCGAACGCTGGCAGGTGTTCGGCGGCAGCTGGGGCTCGACCCTGGCGCTGGCCTACGCGCAGAGCCATCCGTCGCACGTCACCGAGCTGGTGCTGCGCGGCATCTTCATGCTGCGCCGCTGGGAACTGGAGTGGTTCTACCAGGAAGGCGCCAGCCGGCTGTTTCCCGATGCCTGGGAGCACTACGTCGGCGCGATCCCGCCGGTGGAGCGCGCCGATTTGATCTCCGCGTTCCATCGCCGCCTCACCAGCGACGACCAGGCCACGCGCCTGGCCGCGGCGCGCGCGTGGAGCGTGTGGGAAGGCGCCACCAGCTTCCTGCACGTGGATGCGGATTTCGTCAGCGGCCACGAGGACGCGCAGTTCGCGCTGGCGTTCGCGCGCATCGAGAACCACTACTTCGTCAACGGCGGCTTCTTCGAGGTGGAAGACCAGCTGCTGCGCGACGTGGGCAGGATCGCCGACATCCCCGGGGTGATCGTGCAGGGCCGCTACGACGTGGTGTGCCCGCTGCAGAGCGCGTGGGAACTGCACAAGGCCTGGCCGAAGGCGACGCTGCAGATCACTCCTAGCGCTGGCCATTCCGCGTTCGAGGTGGAGAACGTCGACGCCCTGGTGCGCGCCACCGACGCGTTCGCCTGA
- the prmC gene encoding peptide chain release factor N(5)-glutamine methyltransferase, producing the protein MNAPTTPESLLRAACAQIDRADAEALLIHALQRDRAWLFAHARDPLPADAAERFGALLARRAQGEPVAYLTGRRGFWTLDLAVGPATLIPRADTERLVELALERLDTASGRRAADLGTGSGAIALALASERPQAQVLATDLSEAALAVAQANARTHGLHNVRFAHGAWLAPLAGQRFDLIASNPPYIAAGDPHLAQGDLRYEPASALASGADGLDDIRVIVAGAAAHLQPDGWLLLEHGWEQGEAVRALLTAAGFDGVATYQDLEARDRVTLGRWPAG; encoded by the coding sequence ATGAACGCCCCCACCACCCCCGAGTCCCTGCTGCGCGCGGCCTGCGCACAGATCGACCGCGCCGATGCCGAAGCCTTGCTGATCCATGCCCTGCAGCGCGACCGCGCGTGGCTGTTCGCACATGCCCGCGACCCGTTGCCCGCGGATGCCGCCGAACGCTTCGGCGCCCTGCTGGCGCGGCGCGCGCAGGGCGAGCCGGTGGCCTACCTGACCGGCCGCCGCGGCTTCTGGACCCTGGACCTGGCGGTCGGCCCGGCCACGCTGATCCCGCGCGCGGACACCGAGCGCCTGGTGGAACTGGCGCTGGAGCGGCTGGACACGGCGTCGGGCCGCCGCGCCGCCGACCTCGGCACCGGCAGCGGCGCGATCGCGCTGGCGCTGGCCAGCGAGCGGCCGCAGGCGCAGGTGCTGGCCACCGACCTGAGCGAAGCCGCGTTGGCGGTGGCGCAAGCCAATGCGCGCACGCACGGCCTGCACAACGTCCGCTTCGCCCACGGCGCGTGGCTGGCGCCGCTGGCCGGGCAGCGCTTCGACCTGATCGCCAGCAACCCGCCCTACATCGCCGCCGGCGACCCACACCTGGCGCAGGGCGACCTGCGCTACGAACCCGCCAGCGCATTGGCGTCCGGCGCCGACGGGCTGGACGACATCCGCGTCATCGTCGCCGGCGCAGCGGCGCACCTGCAGCCGGACGGCTGGCTGCTGCTGGAGCATGGCTGGGAGCAGGGCGAGGCGGTGCGCGCGCTGCTGACGGCGGCGGGCTTCGACGGCGTGGCGACCTACCAGGACCTGGAAGCGCGCGACCGGGTCACTCTGGGGCGCTGGCCGGCCGGCTGA
- the ahpC gene encoding alkyl hydroperoxide reductase subunit C, with protein MSLINTQVQPFKANAYKNGEFIEVTDADLKGKWSVLIFMPAAFTFNCPTEVEDAADNYAEFQKIGAEVYIVTTDTHFSHKVWHETSPAVGKAQFPLVGDPTHQLTRAFGVHIDEEGLALRGTFVINPEGVIKTLEIHDNAIARDVTETLRKLKAAQFVASHPGEVCPAKWKEGEKTLKPSLDLVGKI; from the coding sequence ATGTCTCTGATCAACACCCAGGTCCAGCCGTTCAAGGCCAACGCTTACAAGAACGGCGAATTCATCGAAGTCACCGACGCGGACCTGAAGGGCAAGTGGTCGGTGCTGATCTTCATGCCGGCCGCCTTCACCTTCAACTGCCCCACCGAAGTGGAAGACGCCGCGGACAACTACGCCGAGTTCCAGAAGATCGGCGCCGAGGTCTACATCGTCACCACCGACACCCATTTCTCGCACAAGGTGTGGCACGAGACCTCGCCGGCCGTCGGCAAGGCGCAGTTCCCGCTGGTCGGCGACCCGACCCACCAGCTGACCCGCGCGTTCGGCGTGCACATCGACGAGGAAGGCCTGGCCCTGCGCGGCACCTTCGTAATCAATCCGGAAGGCGTGATCAAGACGCTGGAAATCCACGACAACGCGATCGCCCGCGACGTCACCGAGACCCTGCGCAAGCTCAAGGCCGCGCAGTTCGTCGCCTCGCATCCGGGCGAAGTGTGCCCGGCCAAGTGGAAGGAAGGCGAAAAGACGCTGAAGCCGTCGCTGGACCTGGTCGGCAAGATCTAA